Part of the Spinacia oleracea cultivar Varoflay chromosome 5, BTI_SOV_V1, whole genome shotgun sequence genome, AAGACAATTACATTCAACAATAACTTATAATCAGATCCCCAACGAGTATCACCCGGTCTTCCCAATCCAAGTTGTTGATTCAAACCTTTCCCACTTTCAATTTCACCATCTTGAAATTCTTTTGCAACTAATCGAGTTTGAGATTCATTAAGAATTTCTTGACGCTTACAAGAGCCTCCAACAACATACAACATAGTAGAGAGAAGTTCAAATAACCAACCACGATCAACATTATTTTTGGAAACTGCGACAAGTGTTAGTTGGAGTTGATGTGCAAAACAATGAATGtaatatgcatattttgttTCATTCATAATCAGAGTTTTGAGACCATTGGAGTCTCCCTTCATATTATTAGCCCCATCATAACCTTGCCCTCTAATTTTAGTTGGGGTTAGTGCATACTCAGCAAATATAGAATAAATTGCACCCCGAAGAGATAGTGCAGTAGTATCCTTAACATGAACAACACAAATAAATCTTTCCACAATTGCTCCTTTTTATCAACATAACGCAAACAAAATGCCGCTTGCTCTTTACATGACACATCACGAGATTCATCAACCAATATGCCAAAGTAATCATCACCCAACTCCTCCATAATCACTCTAATTGTTTCTTTGGAACAAGAATAAGCAATGTCTTTTTGAATCAAAGGAGAAATCATTTGATTATTTCCCGGTGCATTTTTCAAAACAACTTTAGCaacttttttttcccttttagcATACCACTTTAAAAATTCACGAAAATTTCCCTGATTAAAAGAATTTTCACTTTCATCATGACCACTAATTGCCATACCTCGAAGTAAAAGGTATCTCAAACAATCAAGTGAAGCAATCAAACGTGTTCGATAATCCTTTCTAGCTTGTGGAGTTACTAGAGATAAAACATTTTGAATGGATGCTTGTGGATCAATTAAAGCATTGTATTTCTCCATACACCTATTGTGAACACTATTAATAGCACCGACATGCTTAGAAAAAGCATGTGGTCTATTCCAACCTTTAAAACTCTTTGAAACAAAAGTATCATGCCCATCACCATCCATAGCACCTATATCATCTCTAAACAGATAACAAATAAAGCAAAATACAGCTTCTTTTGCAATACTATACTCAAGCCAAGTTTTGTAAGCATCATACCAGTCAGGATTAAAACGACGCATTCCACCTCCGACAaatatttgttgaaaattgtgATCACGAACTATTCTTTGAATATATGCTCTTCTAACTGCATCTTGATCATCAGGATGATAATCACTAATTCTTTTCCTCAGTCCAAGATCATATGAGAGAGAAATGATATCAAATTGATTTACTCTTTCTCTAGTTGGAGCAGTTCTCTTATGCACCATGAACGATTTGGGTTAAACGGGTTCAATTCGAAATTGGGTCGGATTGAATGGGTTATGGTTGAAACGGTTCAGATTAAACGATAAGATTTACAAACGGATCGGATAATACGAAATTTCTCAGGTTGAAAAACGGATTTGGGTTCAAACGGATCAGATCATAAACGGGTTTCAGATCGTTTCAGTTCAGATTAAATGGATTCAGATTGTCACGGATCGATATGTTACCGGATTCAGATCTTAATCGGGTCAACGGGTTGGGTCGGATTCAAGTTGAATGTAATCAGACCGGATCAAATTTCGAATTTTAGCTCACGGGTTCTAAACGATTTGAATTTTAAATGGTCGGACAAATTAAACCCATCGCATTCACCGGTTCGGTTTGAGAATTGACGCCTCTAGGACCTCGGTTATCAAGTTATCAACCATTGTTATTACTTCCTCTCCTAGTGGTTATCGCAGTCTAATTTTTTAAGAACCAAATGCAGATATCTAGCCAATCTAGGTATTCGGGAACCTGAACACTCGAAGTCTCAAATCaataaaagaaatcacaagGAAACTGATATAGTTCGAAAAAATTCAGATGAATTTCTCAGCGATTAGATGGTCgttgatttttttggttttgttcgGTATAATCAATTCGAGCAATGTCGTTGCTCAACAAGAATCCAAAAGCAACAAATTCAGAGAACGAGAAGCCACTGATGATTCAGCCGGTTACCCTAACTTGTAAGCTAAACATTGTTTGGTCGATTTTCTGCTGATTAATTTGAAATTGTTTGTGAAAATGgttgatttttttggttttagggATGAAAATGAGTTATTGAATACGCAATGCCCACGAAATTTGGAATTGCGATGGCAAACAGAAGTGAGTTCCAGCATTTATGCAACTCCTTTGATTGCAGACATTAACAGGTTGGTTATTAGCtattttgtatattttcatTTTAGATTGTATGCTGCAAGTAGTATTTTGCACCTCAAATTTGGGATCTATATATTGTGGATGGCTAGGTTTACAATAATTTGAATCTTAAGAATGGTTaggttgaatattttattttgagaatCAAGTTTGAAAACAGATTTCGCAGTGGCTTCACACTTAGGGCCTGTTCTTTTTCACTTAATAAATTAAGTTTCCCGTTTAATAAGGAAATGGGTTTATATAAATTCAATTCAGGGCAGTTTAGGGCTTAAAAGATCAGCTGTGAGCTGAATATAATTCCGATGGGTTAAGTAAGTTTAGGACTTGTCCAAACTTCAAATAAGGGTTAAGggctaataagttcagatcaatt contains:
- the LOC110798425 gene encoding uncharacterized protein, with amino-acid sequence MVHKRTAPTRERVNQFDIISLSYDLGLRKRISDYHPDDQDAVRRAYIQRIVRDHNFQQIFVGGGMRRFNPDWYDAYKTWLEYSIAKEAVFCFICYLFRDDIGAMDGDGHDTFVSKSFKGWNRPHAFSKHVGAINSVHNRCMEKYNALIDPQASIQNVLSLVTPQARKDYRTRLIASLDCLRYLLLRGMAISGHDESENSFNQGNFREFLKWYAKREKKVAKVVLKNAPGNNQMISPLIQKDIAYSCSKETIRVIMEELGDDYFGILVDESRDVSCKEQAAFCLRYDTTALSLRGAIYSIFAEYALTPTKIRGQGYDGANNMKGDSNGLKTLIMNETKYAYYIHCFAHQLQLTLVAVSKNNVDRGWLFELLSTMLYVVGGSCKRQEILNESQTRLVAKEFQDGEIESGKGLNQQLGLGRPGDTRWGSDYKLLLNVIVLNSAICEVQDMIFENPPNSDDRAKADRVGVVLVSFDFIFMVHLMKTIFGVENKLNIALQKKYQDIVNAVSLVKLTKERLQQMREDGWESLLTSLISFCDKRGIGVPNMDEEYAPLGRKKRGNQHVTNLYHFRVQDELDNFIHDMQRDGRFEGLKDIGELSKKLVETTKHDTYRLIYLLIKMVLIFQWQLQL